The DNA sequence GCAGTGcggcccctctgcccccagcccggGCTCCTTTCTGGCCCTCCCGCCCACACTCAGGCTGTTTCCTGCCCCAGTCACTTCCCTGCTGTCTTGGCGGGCTCACCCACACCCGTCTGTGCGACCCCTCAGGGCCAGGGCCCCAGGAGCCGGGACCTGGCTTGCCAAGGAGCTCGGCCGAGCCAAGCGAGGAGATGGCTGGAAACCACTCGGGCTTCCGTGTTCTGTCAAGGGGAAGGGGGAGCAAAAAGGTCCCCAGCTAACACCCTCCCCTCTGGGACCTTCTGCCTGCCCTGAGGCCTTTTGGGGCTGGCTTGGCTCTGCCCAGGTGCCAACCCCATTGCCCTCCTGGGTCTGATTGGCGCGGAAGATCCTCCATGGCCTGGGACCCTTTCCTGTGAACTTGGGGGGTGGGTGCTGCTCTGCGGTCTGTagcccctgcccacagccccagcccagaccaGGCTGGGACCACGACCCTCTGCAGCCTCACggggcctcccccagcccctccaggaTCCCACCCCACTTCCCGCCCACCACCCTGTAACTGAGACCTGAGTTTGACCCTGGTTCTGTTCCTCTTTAGCTGTGTGGACTTGGCTAAGACATTTAACTTCCctttttccttgtctgtaaaactaCTGGAATGGACGTCTGTCACTCAGGAGCGTTGTGGGAGATAAGGTCACAGATGTGAGCACCTTGCACGgtgcctgggacacagcacaGCGAACGGTGCGTCTCCTCCCTGGACCCACGTTGAAACCCACTTCGGGGAGGTGAATAAATGTGACTGGACGCTGCTGCCCAACCTCTGGCCTGGGTGTCCCTGTGTGGGCCTGTTTTTGCCTTTTACTTTATGCTCAGCACAGCTGGCGCCAAGTACACCTTCAATTCACTGAAAGCATCGCGTCTTGCACTTGTGGTGTTCTGTTCACGGCGCAGGACAGGAAGGGTCCTCAGGTCGTGCTTGAAAATAAGTTTATTGAGAAACAAGTGCAGGGCGTACAGCTGTGTATCTGGGTGCCAGCTCCACCCCCAGTGGCTTCTCCGCACAGGCAGGCGGTGGCGCGGCGGCTGGGGTGGGCGGCCCGGGGTGGGCGCAGGGCCTACTGCTTGCGCTTGGTCTCGTTGAGCAGCTCCTGCCAGTTCTTCTCCATCTCCTCCTTGCAGTTGAGGAAGGCGTCCTCCAGCCGGCGCATGGCCTCGGCCAGCGTGGGGTTGGTGCGCATCACCACCATGTCGTAGGCCATCCAGGTGGCCTGCACTGCAACGACCAGACAGGCCCCGTCAGGCCACAGGGTGGGGCCGCCGCCCGGGGGCACCTGCGCAGGGCCGTGTGCCTCTGCTGTCCTCGGCCTTGGGGGCTGGGCCCCCGACACCAGTCCCTCTAAGGAGAGAAGGCTGGTGGGCTGCTCGTCATAGGGGCCCTAAAACTCCTCCCTGCAAACACCAATAACGGCATTTCTTAATCTCATGCAAGTCTGAACTTCTGCACACACCAGCCCAGCATTAAAAGGCTGGAGGCCAGTCTGACATGAAATGTGAGGAAAATTAGGGGAACCACAGGTCCTTGTCTACGTGCGGTGGCTGCGGGTGACCCCCAAGGAGTCACACTCACTCAAGCTCACACACTCAGGTAGGGTCGACCACTCCCAGTCCTGCAAGGCCCCAGCCTCAGGTGACCTCATGCTCGATGGCCTGGGACgcctgcccacctccccctggGGCACCTCTGTGCTTTTGTTAAAGCCCAGACCAGGGGCTCCTCCTCTGGAAAGGGGTCCCTGAGCTTTCGCCGCTATACCGGTGGGctttttcttgctctctccctGTGACAACAACCCGAGGGCAGCAGTCCCTGGTCTGCAGGTGGACACGTGCTTCCTGTATGAACTCAGTGGAAGGGTCCAGAAATCCCACCTCCTCTCTTCTGTCTGTAGCACCCACCCACCGGTGTGGTTCTACCCTCCA is a window from the Eulemur rufifrons isolate Redbay chromosome 16, OSU_ERuf_1, whole genome shotgun sequence genome containing:
- the SYCE3 gene encoding synaptonemal complex central element protein 3 — encoded protein: MADSDPGERNYDNMLKMLSDLNKDLEKLLEEMEKISVQATWMAYDMVVMRTNPTLAEAMRRLEDAFLNCKEEMEKNWQELLNETKRKQ